The following is a genomic window from Bubalus bubalis isolate 160015118507 breed Murrah chromosome 6, NDDB_SH_1, whole genome shotgun sequence.
CCCAccctggttttgatttgcattactccACAGCTAATTTATGCTGAGTGTCTTCATGTGCCATTGTGAATTTATGTATCTTCTGGGAGACATGCCTATTCAGagcctttgtccatttttaattgggttaaaTGTCCTTTCCCTTGTTGAGTTGTTGACTTCTTTATATActctgcatgtgtgcgtgctgagttgtttcagtcgtgtccaactctttgtgaccctatggactatagcccaccaggctcctctgtccatgggattctccagcaagaatactggagtgggttgccattccctcctccaggggatcttcctgacccagagatcgaacaagcatctcttaacatctcctgttttagcaggtaggttctttaccactagcaccacctgggaagactttaTTGTCTATGTACAATCTCTTAAATCAGATTTATGATTTACAAATACTTCttcctgccgggagccggcatgaggagctccgcctgtggcaaaggtcatgaggaaggaggctcggcatacgcaaaggcgggatcgagcctcaggagtccccctggaaattctcgagcatctacccccaaaaccagagtctgcctactttctgctttgtgctctcacctacacctctgactttacgggaggctgtcccccactacctctctctgaaaaaaagagttaacttacagctccagttaataattcctgggtgtgacagtgtttcaacctacaaactcctttggaagtcctttagcctgcctgaataggtttttctggccacatgtgactgttcagagcctcccaactgtgagaggcatgaaatgttctaaactgtctaaatacagatttctttgagcagttaaaagattgattagaaattgtattggtgaagggtttttcactttttgggccaatgtttgctgctaagtctccatatcccttacctgctgtgtccctggcagtgtattgattgatataattggtgtaagtagtagctttaatgtttgtaaccttggacccttgagttaattctttttcttgttacagcccaccacaccttttccctgtaggaatgcaactttatctaatgcttttggagggtggcgcttgactaatcacctttagagaaaaataagttttctgaagaaagggtcttaaaatgttaacaggcctccgggccagaagatcatgcaaatcacctaaacttttgcatatgataagtttgcaggaagaaagcctggcttactgcatgactctaccccttcccccattatcctctatgcataacttaaggtgtaaaaactactttgaaaaataaagtgcgggccttgttcactgaagcttggtctccccgtgtcgttctttctctcaccttctggctgaatttttcagcctcttttctccactaaattttctcactgagctatccttatttaaccactctttatatccttaattaatgtttaattaagcagttgtttcctgatcttcGCCGACAccgtccccacttcgaattccctggatccacctgggctggaccccggcatctTCCCATTCTGCGGattatattttccctttcctgACAGTGTCCTTTGAAGTATAAAAGTATTACATTTTGATGATTCAACTTGCCTGAAGCTCAGCTATGAGCCAGGTGGCAGAAATGAAAGTGGGCCTAGCCCAGATCCTAGTTTTATACCCTGTGACCCTCAGGCCATTCTATCTCTCTTAGCCAAGGACTGAGCCAGAGGGACTGGGCAGGCTCAGACTTCAGTACCCCTCAGCCTagattattcaaatatttatgtaaGATTTGCCTGAAGGAGAGGCTGAGACATAAATGAAGACCAGGATGAGGCAGACTCACCCTCCCCAGAAGGAGGTGAGGGACAACGAGTTATCATTTAGGCTTGTCCCTCCAGGGTTCCAAATCTCACAccaagcattttattttactttttttaattgctagaaagttattttacattttgtgttggtttctgctgtacaacaaaatgaatcagtcaaTGGGAGTGGGGGAAGGCAGGCTCAGGCCCTTCCCTCCTGAGCCTACCTCCCCTCCCCGCATTCCATTCCTCTAGGCCATCTGTAGTGAgatgggtgaacctagagcctcttatatagagtgaagtataagaccagaaagagtaaaacaagtatcatatattaatgcataaatgtggaatctagaaaaatggtactgatgatcctagtAGAGAATGAACCTGTGGACAGAGCGGGGAAGGCGAAGGTGGGATAAACTGAGAAAGTGGCCTTGAAATATATACACTGTCATGTGCAAAATagatagtgggaagttgctaaataacacagggagcccaccCTGTCATTCTGTGACACCAAGCATTTTAAATCAAAGGGAAGGAGTTCTGTTAAATGTACCTGTCTCCATCTACtcgaatttcaaataattttcaaatgtggTTGTCATGGtatgcagaaaaattaaaataatttacacaTAGCATGATGGATTAAACTGACCAGTCTGCTGGTGGCCTAAAATGCTCAGCCCAGGGATCCCCAGGTTCTTCTGGTGACTTCTTGAGCTAAGAGGACCCAGGGCTCACAGTCCATGATTGCCCAGGGCAATCCCACTGAGAAGCTCTATTAAGCAATCAGTCTTCTATGATTACCTTTCCGGaaaattctggggcttccctggtggctgagaggttaaagtgtctgcctcagtgcgggagacctgggttcgatccctgggtcgggaagatcccctggagaaggaaatggcaacccactccagtattcttgcctggagaatcccatggatggaggagcctggtgggctacagtccacggggtcgcaaagagtcggacataactgagcgacttcactttcaagcctTTCTCAGACTCCATTCGTACCAAGGCATCCTATGTCTGTGTGTTGCAAGGACTCTGAGCTGTAAGGGATTTCAAGAGAATGGGATGGACAATGTCAAGGGCATCTTGTAAGTAGGCAACAGAGCTTTCTTGTCATGAGAAGGGAAGTAGGAAGGGGTTAGGATCCAGTAAAAACCTTGGGTGATCAGAACAAACAGGACATGTCACAGGTCTTCAGAATcccaagaagagaagaggaagagggaaaagctTCACTCTTGAGGTTCTTCTATGGATTTCTCTGTAATACCAAAGGTCTGGGTCAGCAACAGCCCCAGAGCCTCTGTAGCACCAGGAGCCCTGCAAGGACTGGCTGCAGCTGTCAGAGCTCTGGGGTCTGCAGTGGTGGGACCTGCGGCGCCTGTGGTGGCTCAGGCAGCAGCCCCCACACCCAGAGCTGCAGCAGCCCCCGGAGCTGACACCACAGCAGGTGGAGACTGGGGGGCTCTTCTGGGGTCACTTTGGAGGGCACTTAGAGGTGCAGCACTTGGGGGGTGAACTTGGGAGGTGGCTGGCACTGCTGCTGGTTCTGCTGGCATCTTGGCAAGAGATCGATCAACCTGCAAGAGAATAATTAGAGGTTTTGACAGGTTAAATCAAGAGTCATGCTCTTTATCTCCTTTAATGAATTTAATGAGTTCATGATAAATACATTCTGAGACACGTGGAAAAGCATCCAGAAGGAAACAATATAAATTTTCCCCCAAGTTAAAAGTacatagatttaaataaaatgtagtgaACATTTTATTCTCCTTGGAAGCAGGGATTGCTCCATCTTCAAAGACCTGCATGCAGAATTCAAGTCTCTCAAGTGCCATCATCCTAATATAAATAGGCCCTTAATCTCAGTGAAGTCAATACACACCTTTTACCCCAGGACAGCTTCCAGAGTGGTAGAATGCTAATGACTTCTTAGTGCTGTGTTGTTAGTCggtcggtcgtgtccaactctttgtgatgccatggatggtagccctccaggctcctctgtccttgggattctccaggcaagaatactgaagtgggtagctgttcccttctgcaggggatcttcctgacccaggaatcagacccaggtctcccacagtgcaggcagattctttaatgcctgagccaccagggaagcccaaacacttCTTAAGTCACAGTCTTTCCCGCTTCTTCTGAATGTTATTCCTGCTCAAGGTAGCAGGAATCAAAGACAGCTCCTTTTTTCCacagcctccttccttcctccccaccttctGCTCTGTTCTTAATCTCCCAGCAGTCAATTCCTCCCCAGTCCTGCTCAGAGTCCCTCTGGCTCCATTTCCCACTCACCCTGGTCACAGGCAGGAGTCCCTGGGGAGTCAGAGTGGATGAGATGCTAGAGCCAGGATGTCTTTGCTTCCCGGATTGGCCCATGAGGGGCAGGAGGTGGTTCTTACACAAACAGGCACGTGCTGGGTCATTCCTGACATTCCCTTGCTTCCTTGTCCCTGCCTCCCAAGAGACCATGGGAGCTTCCAGAATCTCCTCTAGGGCCAGGGGCTAAGGGGCTTTACCAGCCACAGCCTCCCTCAGGCTGAGTACTGAGGAACTGACTGTGGATCCCTAAAGATCCAGGCCCTGGATGAAGACTCATGAGGTGACTTCTAAGGAAAACAGAGAAGTGTTTTAGCCCATCTTTCTCCAATTCCCAAGTAAGATTTTTGAGCCTGCTTCCATGGCCTGGCTGGTTTCTTGAGGACTGACTCAGGAACCATGTCCTTCCTTTCTAATACACTTGACACATTCTTCCCTCCCTGATCAGACCCTCATTCCTGATGCCCGTGTCCCTGGGTAACATGATCATTAGAGGACCAATGTGGTTCTTCAAGTTCCTTTGGTGGCAATGACGATTGTGACTAAATCCCTTCCCTCATACTATTTAACATAGCAGTTCTATTATACATAAATCCTCTCTCAAATTGAAGCCATGATATCAGGGATCACAGCATAGCTCTGCTGTTTATGAactatgtgtgcgtgtgtgctcaatcttgtccaactctttgccaccccatgactgtagcccgccaggctcttctgtccatggaattctccaggcaagaatactggagtaggttgtcattcccttccccaggggatcttcccaacccagtgattgaacccaggtctacattgcaggcagattctttaccatctgaaccaccagggaagccccatataaaaACTTAACCATAGTTATTTGGTAGGTGAAATGCATACGGCCCCATCAATCTCATCATATCAACAAATTAACCAAAATCTTTATCAATtttcagtaaaatatataaaattagttGTGACCTCACGTATTCCACTGACAACCACATGACAGATGCCCTTTGTCTTCCATTTACTGTGATTTCTGTTAGCCCAGCAGATGCAGGTCATATTTTGACATTGTCCCACTCCTTCACCAAGTCCTACCTCAGCTTCACTTCCTTCTTAGCACGCCATGCTACAGATGCCATGAGGTTCTCTCAAGAGTTCAGTGTCACACGCCATGGTCCAAGCTTCATTTTTCCACTCCTTACCCATCCCATTTCCAAGATCCAGTAAGCTCAGCTGAATCCACATACATAAAACAGAAGGCAAAGACTTCATTCCATCATCAGGGAATCTACAGAGCAGTGTATGTACATGTGCCCCATCACTTAGCACATAGGATCTACTGAGTTGTTCAGTTATCCATCTGTCTCTCTGAGCTAGTCAAAAGCGGTTCTATGTGTCTCTGCATTACCACTGCCCACAAAGGATAAATCCTGAGTGCAGGGTATGTGagctgaatgagtaaataaaagtaGAATGGCAGCCAACAGGCCTGAGCTATGGGTAATTGGATTATCACTGAAATTTCCTGCTTCCTCTTTGTCCTTCCTCAAAATCTGTGCCTCAGAAAATGCCGACAGCCTGGTCCTGGGAGGATGTGGTCCTGTCACCTTGGGCTGAGCTTGAAGACACACACCTGGGCTGTGCAACAGAAAGCTCAGCCTAAAAGGGCTTGGGTCCTGGGATCCAAGGTCCACAGTCACCTCAACAAGAGCCTCTCCTGCTTGCACAGACTCAGGTGAGTGTCCAGCTGAGCTGAAGGGGCTGAGCAGATGAACCTGTGCTTCAGCCAGGAGAGGGCAGCAGGAAGACAGGATGGAGGTGGCAGAAATGGGCCCATGGTGAGCAGCAAGGGCGGGATTGTGAGGGAGTAGAGTCCACAAGCCATGTCAGGGGATCTGTGATGCAGCAGACCTCAGCATCTCTCCTTCCTAATTTTCCCAGACCTGCACCCCTTTCCTCCTCACACCCTCAGTGATCTCCTTGCTCCTCACTTGGTGTCTggaatgtgcttagtcgctcagtcatgtctgattctttgtgaccccatggactggagcccaccaggctcctctgtccatggggattctccaggtaagaatactggagtgggttgccatgccttcctccagggaatcttcctgaccctgggatcaaacccagggctcctcccttgcaggcatattctttaccatctgagccacaagggaagcccaagaatattggagtgggtaacctatcccttagccaggggatcttcccgacccaggaatcgaaccgggatctcctgaactgcaggcggaTTGGGTATCTAGAGAGAGGAGAGATTTATGGGACAGTTGTGTGTCGTGTGCGCTGCCTGCCTGCAGGGGACGCCATTCACACTACATCTGTAGGGTGTTTGCAGTGTCTCTGGAGACTCATCTGGAAGTCTGTCAGctttctttccttccaggagAGATAGGCGCATTTAACTCCAGATCAGTTCCCACCTCTCTTCTGATCCTGATTCCAGGAGCAATTGGTCTGAGGGGAAAAGGACCTACAAATAAACGAAACAGTCACCTGAAGCCTCTGCTTTGACGCATGcttgtttcatttctgtttcgCTCAGGTTTGCCGACCTCCCGCCGAGATGTCCTGCCAGCAGAACCAGCAGCAGTGCCAGCCGCTTCCCAAGTGCCCCTCCCCCAAGTGCCCCCAAAGAGCCCAGCACAGGGTCTGCCTCCAGCCTCCTCAGGCTGTGCTCCCAGCTCTGAGGGCGGCTGCTGCCTGGGCCCCCACAGGCACCGCAGGCCCCACCGCTGCCGGCGCCAGAGCCCGGAGTCCTGTGATGGTGCCGGTGCTCTGCAGTCAGGATGCTCTTCCTGTGGCCAGGGATCTGGAGGCTGCTGCTGACCTGGATCATGAGATTAAGTAAAAACATTTGGTTCTAACGTGACTGGAATCTACCCCTCCTGGTGCATTCGGTTCCTGTGCCCTTCTCTCCTGCAAAGATCTCCCTTGGAGATTTCCAAGTGTTTTCCCAGAAGGCTTCAGGAGCTCAGAGTTTCACCTCTCCTTCTTGATGTCCCtgtgaaaaaataaagcttttctttCACATTGCAACCTTTGTCTAACATGTCCATGTCTTGGCCCCACCCCAGGATGCCCAAAGTTGGGTGCAGAACCCTGTCTCAGAACACAAACATAGCAGCTCATACTCTGCTCAACTCACAGGTACCTTTGGGGGATCGTGTACTAGGGTGAAGGTAGGGTTAGAGGAGGGTATCAATGGGGACAAGGTAGTGAAAGTCTTGAGTTTTCCTGTAGGAAAGAGAGGAGATAGTACGGATGTTGAAATCCTCAGGGTCAACTCATGGAATTCCTGTAAGAACGTTGTTCTGGGCTCCCTAGCTGAATGGCAGGGCTGAGAGGGCAGAGAATCAGAAAAAGGCCAAAGAAGGACAAGATTAAAGAGGATGGAAGAGGAGACTATTAAGCTAGCCATCAATGAAGGATGAGAGAGGAGAGGTTGTAGGGTGTAGATGTGAAGAATTTGAAATTGGGGGATGGGAAGGAGTGGATTGGAGAAGCTCACCAATTGAAGGGGTTCTGAGAGTGTGAGCTGGGAGGAGATGCAGAATGAAGGGCCTGGGTGGATGGGGAAGGAGTAGCACTCAAGAGTAAAGTAAACCGCAAAGAGTCAAGGGGCTGCAAAGATGCCCAGTGAAAGCAGAATCTTGCTCTGCACAGGAGGTCTCTTTCCCTGACAGTTCCTGACTTTTCACCTGACTCACTCTCCGGAAAGCTCCATTTGGGTGGAGGAAgacctccttcctccccctgctCTGGTCCTATGGTCACTTTCACATGCTGTGCCGGACTGTTCTCTGGGAaacaaggagaaaggaaaatccCTGGGGTGCCTGGAAAGGGGAGGATGGGAGTAGAGTGGTGCAAATGCAACCTACAGTCAGACGGTGCTCAGCTGGAGAATCTTTATAATTCCACGAGGTCACAGACAGGGGGCGAGTTGGGAGTAGCACAAAGCTCTGGAAAGCCATGGAAATGAGCTGCATGGTCCAGCTGGGGCCCCTGAGTGGCACCCTGGGAGCCCAGCCATGGGCATGCCAGGGAGGGAACGAGAAGCACCAGCCTGGGCAGCTCCTTGGCCCCTGGGCTGCCCCAACCCTGATGCTCTGTGGTCCTTGTGACCCAGAACAAGAAAGGTCACAGAGCTGTGACAGCAACAGGGGTCTCCAGAATGCTCTGGTGTAGTGTCAGTGGGACGTGTGGTCCTTGTGAGGGCTCAGGTAGCCTCTCCCCCACCTGAGCTGGAACCATAGCAGAATGAGACTGGAGACAAACAGTCTAAAGGATACGTGAGGGTTAGACATAGGGAGGGAGATGACATTGTTGGTTTTTCTTGGCAGGACATCTCTGCCCAATGACACTACAGGAAATAAGTAAACCAGGTATAACATTgacgtgtgtgtgtacacacacacacacacacacacatatcctgtCCTTTTGCCCTTTCAATGACATTTTGCAGATCCTGACTCTGACTCTCAGCCCACAGTGTAAGGAACCAGAAGGCAGCAAGGAAACAGAAAGGCCTTTAGGCAGAGATGATCTGGATCAAGACTGTTGATCAACCCCgagattttctcttttcctcctttgatTTATAGTCAAGGGGAAAAAAGGGGGACTTGACATGGAGAGTGGCGACAGTGAAAGGTTATCATCTGAGTGGCAGATCCTCAAACTCTCCAGCCCCAGGGCTTCAACATTCCCTCGGTAGATTCCCAGACATGTTTCTGATAGAAGGGAGCTGAGTAGTCCCTAAGCTGCTCAAATGTCTGCCCTTGACCCTCAGGACTTTTGAAGGCTGGGTGTTTAtaattcttcattcattcaaacaatgTGCATTGAGTACACATTTCAGAAATGTGTTGAACACAGAGAACTCAGCACTGTATCAGACACAGTTTCCAGGCTTGAGAAGCTTATAGTGTAACAGACGCAGTGTAGACTGACATGAAATGAAATTATCATTAACTGGAATCGTACATGCTATACGTGTGTGGGAAGTCCTTGGAACTTAGGTCATAGACTTTGGACCTCAGTTCCCATTCGACAAGAGTGAGGCATCTAGCCATCGTCACTTGTAGACAGTGAGTGAGGTCTTCAGACTTCAAAATGGCTGTTGATATAGGGCAGGAGCTAAGATGTTGCTCTGTGGCAACCCAGTTAAGGTGTTCAAGAGGAACTCATGGGATTCAAGAGCCAGGAGTCCCTGGGCTGGAGATTtccagaaggaaggagaaaatagCTGCATTtttccattgtattttattttaactttgtaGAATGAAGTAATGACTTAATATGACATATGTAAAAAATGGATGTCTTTGATAAGACATTACAGTTGCAATAATGATTCTGAACTTTCTAGATACACAAAGGTTGTGGGAACAGTCTTTCTCTTCAAAACTTGAATATTTTGTAATCATGGCCAGTATTTGAGCCTTTTCAAAATTTATACTAAGGCTTCAAGAATAGGTAATGTGAGCTGGAAAGAAGTGAGGTTAGTGGTCAGTATACCCACtgagataattttaaaacatagctaAAAATTCCTTGACTTTCTTCTCATTGAGAAATAAAGTCTGTGTTCCCACCCCTTAAATCTAGACAGGCTTATGACCGCTCTAACCCATAGACTATGGTAGAAGTGATGCTATGTAACTTCTGAGCCTGGACCATGAAAGGCCATGCAGATTTCTCCTGGTCCTCTTGGGATGCTGTCTGTGGGAGGTACCATGTGAAGAGTCTCAGGAACACTCTGAGATCATCATCATGCTAGAGAGGCCAGGAATAAAGCAAGCAGCTGAAGCCAGCATCAACTCCGGTTATCTGAGTGAATGAGTCTTTATTGCTATTGGATTTGAAAACTAGCATTCAATAGCCAAAAAGTAACGGAAATGAGTCCCATTCTACATCAAATCTCTTGAAAAAAATGTACAGGCATCCAGTTTGTAACCCTCTGAGATGCTTCTCAtgtcctctttttttctcagttttctcaaagCCCAGAGGCTCTCATTTGCTGGATGCCCCATGCATTCTTTCCAGGAAAGCCCTCACTTTGGGTTTCTTGAGAGTTCACTGCCTGTCCAGTTTACCTCTCTCTCCCAAGTTCATTATTTTCAGATGAACTTGCTCTTTCTCCACCAGGTCTTTCTTTCTGCCTCCAAGTTCTCCATCCTCTTTGGTCTCATTTTCCTCAATGTCTGATCCATCACACTAGTCTCAACAGAGAAACGGATTCTGAGGACAGCTCGTCCCTCCTCTCCCATGTTATACATGGCCTTTTTCTGAGAGTGTTCTCAGCAACCAGACAGCTCCTCTTCTCCCACCTGCCACCCCCAAAACTCCCACTGGGCCACCCCCACAAACCCATGTGAGAAAAAGCAGACCTATTAATCAGCTAGGCCCCTGCCAGGATCATTCCCTGGTGCAAGCAAGCCGTACCTTCAGGAACCGAGGGAGGGGCCCACCGGGCAGCCTTGGGTGGAGCACTCAATGGACAGGTGAGAGGCATGTGGTGTGAGAAGAAGTTTTATTTCTGTATGTGGTCAAAGAGCGGTGAGAACACTGTGAGGCACAGAGCAGGGGAGCCCACAGGCTCTTAGGAAATACACCTTAGAGCCTTCTAGGCAGAGCGCACCAGCCAGCTGTGAACATTTCAGCTCGTCAGCCTGGGAAGCAAAGACCAGGGTGTCCAAGAAAGGATGCATCAAGCTGGGGCTTTTCCTTAGCTTTTGGCTTCTTGTTTCCTCTGAAATCATGTGTCTCAGCATCAGGAGGCCAGGTCAGCAGCAGCCCCCGGATCCCTGGCCACAGCCAGAGCGCCCGGACTGCAGACCACCATCACCATCGCAGGAGTCGGAGCTCTGGCGCCGGCAGCAGTGGGACCTGGGGCACCTGTGGGGGCCTAGGCAGCAGTTGCCCTCGGACCTGGGAGCACAGCCTGAGGAGGTTGGAGGCAGACACCGTGCTGGGCTCTTTGGGGGGCATTTGGGGGAGGGGCACTTGGGAGGGCGCTGGCATTGCTGCTGGTTCTGCTGGCAGGACATCTCGGCGGAGGTCAGTGAGCCTGGACACATTCAAGGAGAAAAGATCAGTGCACAAGCTCCAGGCCAGTGTCTCCCCTGTGAGTGGTCTTACTAGGGCCTATGCTCCTAATCccagctgcctcctgggctgtgaTGTTCAGGAGAAAAGCGGAAATGGATCTCAAGTTCAACTGACCTGGCAAGACAGTTCCCTCACTCTCTACTCTTTCCCAGAACCATGCTGTCATCCTCTAAGTCAGCCCTGTAGAAACGCAGAGGGAAATACACCCCACTGGGAAGTGACCCGTGGAGGATATCTCTGGGTACATGTGTGTTTCAGGATGAAGCGTGGGGGTGGTCCTGAGAGCCATGTGTCCCAGACCCCAATGCCTCCCACACAGGTGCTTGCTCACTGTCCCCTGCCCTCTTCCCAGTTGCCCCCAAAGTCTGATTCTTGCTGCCTCCACAGACACCTCTGCTTTCCTCTTCCCCACCAACCCCGAGTTTGTCTCCCCTACACTCCTAGCTGAGGCTCTGTTCCCTTCCAGTCACTCACCGCTGcagtggaggcaggagaaggatgCTCCTGAGCAGGCTGTGGATGCGCAGTTCAGAGCAGAAGCCCTTTTATCCTGTGCTGGGTGTGTGATGCACGGCCCGAGCATCCTGCTGCTTTCACAACAAGGGGGAGGGCAATGACAACACACACTTCCTACTTGATTGCCTCGTGTCTTCCTGGGCATGAATCTAAAATTCTACTAAGGTGGAACCAGGATGTCCCTGTGACTGCTGAGCCACTTGCTACTCAGATCTGCTCTGGACCTATTGCTATGTctttagtcattcattcacttcCATTCCTAGACCAAGCTCTGTCCATTTTACTTCATTTGACAAGAATAATATAGAGAGATGTATGACAGGTTTCTTCTCTGATTATCTCACAGGTTAAATAGATCATGACacagagaagtaaataaatattttaaaataattttaaaaagtctttattgagtttattacaatattgtttctgtttcatgttttttttttttgtttttttgttttttttgtttttttttttgccacaaggCATAtgaaatcttagctccctgaccagggattaaacccttaCCTCCTatattggaaagtgaagtcttaacctctgggtggccaggaaagtccctagacAAGTAAGTATATTGATCTATTGAGATATGTGCTATCACAGAAGTGTTTACAAAGACCTCAAGCCTAAGATTTTAGCTTATGATGGTCCGTCCCCCTTGTCCCCACATTGTACTGTGAGTCCCAAAGG
Proteins encoded in this region:
- the LOC112585471 gene encoding late cornified envelope protein 3B-like translates to MSCQQNQQQCQRPPKCPSPKCPPKSPARCLPPTSSGCAPRSEGNCCLGPHRCPRSHCCRRQSSDSCDGDGGLQSGRSGCGQGSGGCC